One stretch of Priestia megaterium DNA includes these proteins:
- a CDS encoding gas vesicle protein, translating to MTSLRKQTLEQKDIALIDILDVILDKGIAIKGDLLISIAGIDLVYLDLRVLISSVETLIGSHDRQIISSQQFEQETEALRNGK from the coding sequence ATGACATCGCTGCGAAAACAAACGCTCGAGCAAAAAGACATCGCCCTCATTGATATATTAGATGTGATCCTCGATAAAGGAATTGCCATTAAAGGTGATTTATTGATTTCAATTGCTGGAATTGATTTAGTCTATCTTGATTTGCGGGTATTGATTTCTTCTGTAGAAACGCTGATAGGCTCTCATGATCGTCAAATCATTTCTTCTCAGCAGTTCGAACAGGAAACGGAGGCGTTGCGAAATGGAAAATAG
- a CDS encoding gas vesicle protein K, protein MENRPKRNGRIELSAENAEQGLAQLVLTVIELLRQLIEKHAIRRVDSGNLTDAQIEDLGVALMKLENKMEELKSVFNFTNEDLNIDLGPLGKVL, encoded by the coding sequence ATGGAAAATAGACCCAAACGAAACGGTCGCATTGAGCTGAGTGCGGAAAATGCTGAACAAGGCCTAGCGCAGCTTGTTTTAACCGTCATTGAATTACTGCGGCAGCTCATTGAAAAACATGCGATTCGCCGAGTCGACAGCGGAAACCTGACGGACGCTCAAATCGAAGATCTGGGCGTGGCGTTGATGAAGTTAGAGAACAAAATGGAGGAGCTAAAATCAGTGTTTAACTTTACAAATGAAGATTTAAATATTGATCTAGGTCCCCTAGGAAAAGTGTTATAA
- a CDS encoding gas vesicle protein — MAAEHNGQLGTIVEVLEKVLDKGLVIAGDIKVQIADVELLTIKIRLLVASIDKAREIGMDWWETDPYLCSKANQSYQKLQAENDSLTQQVASLTQRIQDDLLSLD; from the coding sequence ATGGCGGCGGAACATAACGGGCAGCTGGGCACCATTGTAGAAGTATTGGAAAAAGTATTAGATAAAGGTCTTGTCATTGCTGGAGATATTAAAGTGCAAATTGCTGATGTTGAACTCTTAACAATAAAAATCCGGCTGCTTGTCGCTTCTATTGATAAAGCAAGAGAAATTGGCATGGACTGGTGGGAAACAGACCCTTACCTATGTTCAAAAGCAAATCAGTCTTATCAAAAACTCCAGGCGGAAAATGACAGTTTAACGCAGCAAGTGGCATCTTTAACGCAGCGAATTCAAGATGATTTGCTTTCGCTTGATTAA
- a CDS encoding cell wall hydrolase: MPRVSYRDSDVALMARMMRAEAEGEGKQGMLYVGNVIVNRLKANCLDFKNLRSVPQVIYQVQGGNYSFEAVQKGNVFYQRARSVEKRLAKKNLDYWREHPGKYALWYFNPYAPCPPTWYGQPASGQYKNHCYYEPKSGTCASVYNG, translated from the coding sequence ATGCCAAGAGTAAGTTATCGAGATTCAGACGTTGCTTTAATGGCAAGGATGATGAGAGCAGAAGCTGAAGGCGAAGGAAAACAAGGCATGCTGTATGTTGGAAATGTCATTGTAAATCGTCTTAAAGCAAACTGTTTAGATTTTAAGAATTTAAGATCAGTTCCGCAAGTTATTTATCAGGTGCAGGGAGGCAACTATTCGTTTGAAGCTGTTCAAAAAGGAAACGTATTTTACCAAAGAGCAAGAAGTGTTGAAAAAAGGCTAGCCAAAAAGAATTTGGATTACTGGAGAGAACACCCGGGGAAATATGCCTTGTGGTACTTTAATCCATACGCTCCATGCCCTCCAACCTGGTACGGTCAACCCGCTTCCGGTCAATACAAAAATCACTGTTACTATGAGCCGAAATCCGGAACATGCGCTAGCGTTTATAACGGGTAG
- a CDS encoding dihydrofolate reductase family protein produces MKKKIVVYIAASLDGYIARENGEIDWLESVEGEGDNGYEAFYQTCDAVVMGKATYDHVLKLTSNFPYHDKKCYVFSRSAQGKDQYVEFINESLASFLNNLNQDTKKIWLVGGADILADFLKANRVDEFIISVIPVLLGGGIPLFKQGIPEMNLKLTDIKQYGQIAQLYYEK; encoded by the coding sequence ATGAAGAAAAAAATCGTCGTATATATTGCGGCAAGCTTAGACGGGTATATTGCAAGAGAAAACGGAGAGATTGACTGGCTGGAAAGCGTAGAAGGAGAGGGAGACAATGGCTACGAAGCGTTTTATCAAACGTGTGATGCCGTCGTTATGGGAAAGGCTACGTACGACCACGTGCTGAAGCTCACATCAAATTTTCCTTATCACGATAAAAAGTGCTACGTGTTTAGCCGCTCAGCTCAAGGAAAAGATCAGTATGTAGAGTTTATAAACGAAAGCTTGGCGTCATTTCTCAACAACCTCAATCAAGATACGAAAAAAATATGGCTAGTGGGAGGTGCTGATATTCTCGCTGATTTCTTAAAAGCAAATAGGGTGGATGAATTTATCATATCGGTCATTCCCGTTTTGCTTGGGGGTGGTATTCCGCTGTTTAAGCAAGGGATTCCAGAAATGAACTTGAAGCTTACCGATATAAAACAGTACGGGCAAATTGCTCAGCTTTATTATGAAAAATGA
- a CDS encoding helix-turn-helix transcriptional regulator — MAKSRRLVDMLMFINTKRTFTAKELAEEFGLSVRTVQRYLLDLSELGLPLYSEKGRSGGYRVLKNCILPPILFTEEEAISIFFAYQALQYYHDLPFNAEIHAALQKFYVYLSEETKKKVDKMSAHIAFWNPKRNLDTLYLKELLEASFAGKYIEFLYDSKSGQTRKQVKPLGIYAHNGLWYCPAYSYDKQKVLLFRADRIHSLKVLEQDENMSLTLKEWLDTEPVNTQPISLKVTLTHEGVRQCKGVPWLENHVKVTDDGGGYINTTTDGNELSYMASFFYTLGAHALIEEPKELIEKICYHAEETLRRYKNEVGPKDE, encoded by the coding sequence ATGGCTAAGTCTAGACGGCTTGTTGATATGCTCATGTTTATTAATACAAAAAGAACGTTTACGGCAAAAGAACTAGCGGAGGAATTTGGTCTTTCCGTGCGGACCGTTCAGCGCTATTTACTGGACTTAAGTGAATTAGGACTGCCTCTTTACAGTGAAAAAGGACGGAGCGGCGGTTACAGAGTGTTAAAAAATTGTATTCTCCCTCCTATTTTGTTTACGGAAGAAGAAGCCATTTCTATCTTTTTTGCTTATCAAGCTCTGCAGTATTATCATGACCTTCCGTTTAATGCAGAAATTCATGCAGCTCTTCAAAAATTTTATGTGTACCTGTCTGAGGAAACAAAGAAAAAAGTAGATAAAATGAGTGCTCATATTGCGTTTTGGAATCCTAAAAGAAACCTAGACACTCTTTACTTAAAAGAGCTGTTAGAAGCAAGCTTTGCAGGAAAATATATTGAATTTCTTTATGATTCAAAGTCCGGTCAAACAAGAAAACAAGTCAAACCCCTTGGGATTTATGCTCATAACGGTTTATGGTACTGCCCTGCCTATTCCTACGATAAGCAAAAAGTATTATTGTTTCGAGCGGATCGTATTCACTCGTTAAAGGTTTTAGAACAAGACGAAAATATGTCCCTTACGTTAAAGGAATGGCTTGACACAGAACCGGTAAACACACAGCCGATTTCGTTAAAAGTAACCTTGACACACGAAGGCGTTCGTCAGTGTAAAGGCGTTCCGTGGCTTGAAAATCATGTGAAGGTAACGGATGACGGGGGCGGCTATATCAATACGACAACCGATGGAAATGAACTAAGCTACATGGCTTCTTTTTTCTATACCTTAGGGGCTCATGCTCTTATTGAAGAACCTAAAGAACTAATTGAAAAAATCTGCTATCATGCAGAAGAAACGCTAAGGCGCTATAAAAATGAGGTTGGGCCAAAAGACGAATAA